Proteins encoded within one genomic window of Streptomyces sp. NBC_00523:
- a CDS encoding peptidoglycan D,D-transpeptidase FtsI family protein: protein MPPKEPPRRRVPGPARPRNASAASGRPRPRPQQRRRPPSAAQRARSRRPLRLGSPRPRLRLVSLALTLVMIAFVVRLLQVQAVDAHAYAAKAETNRYLSYTVAAERGEITDRSGIALATSVDAYDITADPKMFTPADSKAPDAPQQAAALLAPILGVDADGLVKKLSKPKSRYAVLARRQTPQVWKQIKDLKSVFAEKAAKDKAAGGPGANVLAGVFQEGTTKRVYPNGTLAAGILGYVNAEGKGAGGLESQLDKELAGEDGTIKYAQSGGRRVPTAGTKEVPAVPGSDIELTIDRDIQWAAQKAISEQVTKSKADRGYVIVQNTRTGEVLAMANSPGFDPNDLSQADAASLGNAALQDVYEPGSTSKVMSMAAVLEEGAATPLTHVTVPNRLHRGDRLFKDDVDHATWQLTLNGVLAKSSNIGTIMATGQLGKTQPQANKVLYSYLRKFGIGSPTGLGYPGETPGLLAKPQDWSTSQQYTIPFGQGLSLNAMQAASIYSTIANGGVRIQPTLVRGTKGPDGRFNPAEAPEQTRVVSEKTAKTLATMLESVVADQEGTGTKAQIPGYRVAGKTGTANRVDPVRGGYHGYTASFAGFAPADDPQVTVYCAIQNPTKGSHFGGQTCGPIYKQVMEFALKTLQTPPSGHAPAKLPVFFGTGE from the coding sequence GTGCCCCCCAAGGAACCGCCGCGCCGCCGGGTACCCGGCCCCGCGCGTCCCCGTAACGCCTCCGCGGCGTCCGGCCGCCCCCGGCCCCGGCCCCAGCAGCGCCGGCGGCCCCCGTCCGCCGCTCAGCGGGCCCGCTCCCGGCGGCCGCTGCGGCTGGGCAGCCCGCGCCCCCGGCTGCGGCTGGTCAGCCTCGCCCTGACGCTCGTCATGATCGCGTTCGTCGTCCGGCTCCTCCAGGTCCAGGCCGTCGACGCGCACGCGTACGCCGCGAAGGCCGAGACGAACCGCTACCTGAGCTACACGGTCGCCGCGGAACGCGGGGAGATCACCGACCGCAGCGGCATCGCGCTGGCCACCAGCGTGGACGCGTACGACATCACGGCCGACCCCAAGATGTTCACGCCGGCCGACAGCAAGGCCCCCGACGCCCCCCAGCAGGCCGCCGCCCTGCTCGCGCCGATCCTCGGCGTCGACGCCGACGGGCTGGTCAAGAAGCTCTCCAAGCCCAAGAGCCGGTACGCGGTCCTCGCGCGCAGGCAGACCCCGCAGGTCTGGAAGCAGATCAAGGACCTCAAGTCCGTCTTCGCCGAGAAGGCCGCCAAGGACAAGGCGGCCGGCGGGCCCGGTGCCAACGTGCTGGCGGGCGTCTTCCAGGAGGGCACCACCAAGCGGGTCTACCCCAACGGCACCCTGGCCGCCGGGATACTGGGTTACGTCAACGCCGAGGGCAAGGGCGCCGGCGGGCTCGAATCCCAGCTCGACAAGGAGCTCGCGGGCGAGGACGGCACCATCAAGTACGCCCAGTCCGGCGGCCGCAGGGTGCCCACGGCAGGCACCAAGGAGGTCCCCGCGGTCCCCGGCTCCGACATCGAGCTGACCATCGACCGCGACATCCAGTGGGCGGCCCAGAAGGCCATCTCCGAACAGGTCACGAAGTCCAAGGCCGACCGCGGTTACGTCATCGTGCAGAACACCCGCACCGGCGAGGTCCTCGCCATGGCCAACTCCCCGGGCTTCGACCCCAACGACCTCTCCCAGGCCGACGCCGCCTCGCTCGGCAACGCGGCCCTCCAGGACGTCTACGAGCCCGGCTCCACCAGCAAGGTGATGTCCATGGCCGCCGTCCTCGAAGAAGGCGCCGCCACGCCCCTCACGCACGTCACGGTCCCCAACCGGCTGCACCGGGGCGACCGCCTCTTCAAGGACGACGTCGACCACGCCACCTGGCAGCTGACGCTCAACGGCGTGCTCGCCAAGTCCAGCAACATCGGCACCATCATGGCCACCGGCCAGCTCGGCAAGACGCAACCGCAGGCGAACAAGGTGCTGTACTCCTATCTGAGGAAATTCGGCATCGGATCGCCCACCGGGCTCGGCTACCCCGGCGAGACGCCCGGCCTCCTCGCCAAGCCGCAGGACTGGTCCACCTCGCAGCAGTACACGATCCCGTTCGGCCAGGGCCTCTCCCTCAACGCCATGCAGGCCGCCTCGATCTACTCGACCATCGCCAACGGAGGCGTACGGATCCAGCCGACGCTCGTACGCGGCACCAAGGGCCCGGACGGCCGCTTCAACCCGGCCGAGGCGCCCGAACAGACGCGCGTGGTCAGCGAGAAGACCGCGAAGACGCTCGCCACCATGCTCGAATCGGTGGTCGCCGACCAGGAGGGCACCGGCACCAAGGCCCAGATCCCCGGCTACCGGGTCGCGGGCAAGACCGGCACCGCCAACCGCGTCGACCCGGTGCGCGGCGGCTACCACGGCTACACCGCCTCCTTCGCCGGTTTCGCGCCGGCCGACGACCCCCAGGTCACCGTCTACTGCGCGATCCAGAACCCCACCAAGGGCAGCCACTTCGGCGGCCAGACCTGCGGGCCCATCTACAAGCAGGTCATGGAATTCGCCCTCAAGACCCTCCAGACACCCCCGTCCGGCCACGCGCCGGCCAAGCTGCCGGTGTTCTTCGGAACCGGCGAGTGA
- a CDS encoding FtsB family cell division protein, with product MPAGPSTAARTPFVLLVVVLLGGGLITLLLLNSALNEGSFELSELKKRTTELTDEQQALQRDVDASFEPDALARRARELGMVPGGSPAFLDPDGKVRGVPSKAAPAPVVAPPPSTPTPTPTPTPTPTATAAVTPAPGPTGSTPSGTPAAQPSTSPGR from the coding sequence ATGCCCGCCGGGCCGAGCACCGCGGCCCGGACCCCGTTCGTCCTGCTGGTCGTGGTGCTCCTCGGGGGCGGCCTGATCACGCTGCTGCTGCTCAACTCCGCGCTCAACGAGGGCTCTTTCGAGCTGAGCGAGCTGAAGAAGCGGACCACCGAACTCACCGACGAGCAGCAGGCCCTCCAGCGCGACGTCGACGCCTCCTTCGAGCCCGACGCCCTGGCCCGCCGCGCCCGGGAGCTGGGCATGGTCCCCGGCGGCAGCCCCGCCTTCCTCGACCCCGACGGCAAGGTCCGGGGCGTCCCGTCCAAGGCCGCTCCGGCCCCGGTCGTCGCGCCCCCGCCGAGCACGCCGACCCCCACACCGACGCCCACGCCCACCCCCACCGCTACGGCCGCCGTCACCCCGGCGCCCGGGCCCACCGGGTCCACGCCCTCCGGCACACCGGCAGCCCAGCCCTCCACGAGCCCCGGCAGGTGA
- the rsmH gene encoding 16S rRNA (cytosine(1402)-N(4))-methyltransferase RsmH, with amino-acid sequence MSQTRHVPVMLQRCLDLLAPALEAPGPQPPVVVDCTLGLGGHSEALLSAFPTARLIALDRDKEALRLSGERLAPYGDRATLVHAVYDELPEVLDRLGIPKVQGILFDLGVSSMQLDESDRGFAYARDAPLDMRMDQTTGVSAAEVLNTYPPGELVRILRAYGEEKQAKRIVSAVVREREKEPFTNSARLVELIREALPQAAMRTGGNPAKRTFQALRIEVNGELTVLERAIPAAVAALAVGGRIAVLSYQSLEDRLVKQVLAAGAANTAPPGLPVVPERYQPRLKLLTRGAELPTEEEVAENRRAAPARLRGAQRIREDER; translated from the coding sequence ATGAGCCAGACCCGACACGTCCCGGTGATGCTCCAGCGATGCCTGGACCTGTTGGCACCGGCTCTGGAGGCCCCGGGCCCGCAGCCCCCCGTGGTCGTCGACTGCACCCTCGGCCTCGGCGGCCACAGCGAGGCGCTGCTCTCCGCCTTTCCCACCGCCCGGCTGATCGCCCTCGACCGGGACAAGGAGGCCCTGCGCCTCTCCGGCGAACGGCTCGCCCCCTACGGCGACCGCGCGACCCTGGTGCACGCCGTCTACGACGAACTGCCCGAGGTGCTCGACCGGCTCGGCATCCCCAAGGTGCAGGGCATCCTGTTCGACCTCGGCGTCTCCTCGATGCAGCTGGACGAGTCCGACCGGGGCTTCGCCTACGCCCGCGACGCACCGCTCGACATGCGCATGGACCAGACGACCGGTGTGAGCGCCGCCGAGGTCCTCAACACCTACCCACCGGGCGAACTGGTGCGCATCCTGCGCGCGTACGGCGAGGAGAAGCAGGCCAAGCGCATCGTCTCCGCCGTTGTGCGCGAGCGCGAGAAGGAGCCCTTCACCAACAGCGCCCGGCTGGTCGAACTCATCCGCGAGGCCCTGCCGCAGGCCGCCATGCGCACCGGGGGCAACCCCGCCAAGCGCACCTTCCAGGCCCTGCGCATCGAGGTCAACGGGGAGCTCACCGTCCTGGAGCGGGCCATCCCGGCCGCCGTCGCCGCCCTCGCCGTCGGCGGGCGCATCGCGGTCCTCTCGTACCAGTCCCTGGAGGACCGGCTCGTGAAGCAGGTCCTCGCGGCGGGCGCCGCCAACACCGCCCCGCCCGGCCTGCCCGTCGTCCCCGAGCGCTACCAGCCCCGGCTGAAGCTCCTCACCCGGGGCGCCGAACTCCCCACCGAGGAGGAGGTCGCCGAGAACCGCCGCGCCGCCCCCGCCCGGCTGCGCGGCGCCCAGCGCATCCGCGAGGACGAGCGGTGA
- a CDS encoding beta-class carbonic anhydrase gives MSTSAHSPASSPTVTDRLVEANGRYAADFKDPGMDAKPVLQVAVVACMDARLDLHKALGLSLGDCHTIRNAGGVVTDDVIRSLAISQRALGTRSIVLIHHTGCGMESITEDFRQELEHEVGQRPSWAVEAYTDADQDVRQSMQRARTSPFLKHTDDVRGFVFDVTTGKLREVLPAS, from the coding sequence ATGTCGACTTCCGCGCACTCCCCCGCCTCCAGCCCCACCGTCACCGACCGCCTGGTCGAGGCGAACGGCCGTTACGCAGCAGACTTCAAGGACCCCGGCATGGACGCCAAGCCGGTGCTCCAGGTCGCCGTGGTCGCCTGCATGGACGCCCGTCTCGACCTGCACAAGGCCCTCGGCCTCTCGCTGGGCGACTGCCACACCATCCGGAACGCGGGCGGCGTGGTCACCGACGACGTCATCCGGTCGCTGGCGATCAGTCAGCGGGCGCTGGGCACCCGCAGCATCGTCCTGATCCACCACACGGGCTGCGGCATGGAGTCGATCACGGAGGACTTCCGCCAGGAGCTGGAGCACGAGGTCGGCCAGCGGCCGTCCTGGGCCGTCGAGGCGTACACCGACGCCGACCAGGACGTGCGGCAGTCGATGCAGCGGGCCCGCACCTCGCCGTTCCTCAAGCACACCGACGACGTGCGCGGTTTCGTCTTCGACGTGACCACCGGCAAGCTGCGCGAGGTCCTGCCCGCCTCCTGA
- a CDS encoding AAA family ATPase — translation MTTYDDRASLTDLTTTVDRVRRSMEAVIEGKPEVVRLSLTVLLAEGHLLIEDVPGVGKTMLAKALARSVDCSVRRIQFTPDLLPSDITGVSIYDQQRRDFEFKPGAIFAQVVIGDEINRASPKTQSALLESMEERQVTIDGHSYELPDPFMVVATQNPVEMEGTYPLPEAQRDRFMARVSIGYPSAEAELRMLDVHGGLSPLDDLQPVAHAHDIVKLIETVRAVHVAEAVRRYAVQLVAATRGHPDLRLGASPRATLHLLRAAKASAALAGRDYCLPDDVQALAVAVLAHRLLPTAQAQLNRRTAEQVVLEILQQTPVPTASGGSGAPAPAYPAGQAYGGGQQPGARRP, via the coding sequence GTGACGACCTATGACGATCGAGCGAGCCTCACAGATCTGACCACCACCGTGGATCGGGTGCGCAGGTCGATGGAGGCCGTGATCGAGGGCAAGCCCGAGGTCGTGCGGCTCTCGCTGACCGTGCTGCTCGCGGAGGGGCACCTCCTGATCGAGGACGTCCCGGGCGTGGGCAAGACCATGCTGGCCAAGGCGCTGGCCCGGTCCGTCGACTGCTCGGTGCGGCGCATCCAGTTCACGCCCGACCTGCTGCCCTCGGACATCACCGGTGTGTCCATCTACGACCAGCAGCGCCGGGACTTCGAGTTCAAGCCCGGGGCGATCTTCGCGCAGGTCGTGATCGGCGACGAGATCAACCGCGCCTCCCCGAAGACCCAGTCCGCGCTCCTGGAGTCGATGGAGGAGCGCCAGGTCACCATCGACGGGCACAGCTACGAGCTGCCCGACCCCTTCATGGTCGTGGCGACGCAGAACCCGGTGGAGATGGAGGGCACGTATCCGCTGCCCGAGGCCCAGCGCGACCGGTTCATGGCCCGGGTGTCGATCGGCTATCCCAGCGCGGAGGCCGAGCTCCGGATGCTCGACGTGCACGGCGGCCTCTCGCCGCTCGACGACCTCCAGCCCGTGGCGCACGCGCACGACATCGTGAAGCTGATCGAGACGGTCCGCGCGGTCCACGTCGCCGAGGCCGTCCGCAGATACGCGGTCCAGCTCGTCGCGGCCACCCGCGGCCACCCCGACCTCCGGCTCGGCGCCTCGCCGCGCGCCACGCTGCACCTGCTGCGCGCCGCCAAGGCGTCCGCCGCGCTGGCCGGCCGGGACTACTGCCTGCCGGACGACGTGCAGGCCCTGGCCGTCGCGGTGCTCGCCCACCGGCTGCTGCCCACCGCGCAGGCCCAGCTCAACCGCCGCACCGCGGAGCAGGTGGTGCTGGAGATCCTTCAGCAGACCCCGGTGCCCACGGCCTCCGGCGGGTCCGGCGCCCCTGCCCCCGCGTATCCGGCGGGCCAGGCGTACGGCGGAGGGCAGCAGCCCGGCGCGCGGCGTCCGTGA
- a CDS encoding DUF58 domain-containing protein, with translation MAASGPVAMDGGDDKGGVRAALGGLTTRGRSFLAAGIAAAACAYVLGQGDLLRVGLLLAVLPLVSVTVLYRTRYRVTGTRRLSPSRVPAGSEARVHLRMDNVSRLPTGLLMLQDRVPYVLGPRPRFVLDRVEAGGRREVSYRVRSDLRGRYPLGPLQLRLSDPFGMCELTRSFSAYDTLVVVPRTEPLPPVPLAGESSGYGDGRQRSLALAGDDDVIPRGYRYGDDLRRVHWRSTARYGELMVRREEQPQRARCTVLLDTRRTAYRGAGPDSAFEWAVSGAASALVHMLERGFAVRLLTDAGNAVPGEGEGGFAGATQATADAAGLMMDTLAEIGHSDGGGLSRAHDVLRGGGEGLLIAFLGDLDEEQTGMAARMRQRSGGAVAFVLDGAAWVNGESPASREAAERRLRLLREAGWTVVPVEPGARLAELWQLAGRHSASAGSGGAAGPAGFGSWS, from the coding sequence ATGGCCGCGTCGGGGCCCGTCGCGATGGACGGCGGCGACGACAAGGGCGGGGTACGGGCCGCGCTCGGCGGCCTGACGACCCGTGGGCGGTCCTTCCTCGCGGCCGGGATCGCGGCGGCGGCCTGCGCCTATGTGCTGGGCCAGGGCGACCTGCTGCGGGTCGGGCTGCTGCTCGCCGTGCTGCCGCTGGTGTCCGTGACGGTGCTCTACCGGACCCGCTACCGGGTCACGGGCACCCGCAGGCTCTCCCCCTCGCGCGTCCCGGCGGGCTCCGAGGCCCGCGTGCACCTGCGCATGGACAACGTCTCGCGGCTGCCCACGGGGCTGCTGATGCTCCAGGACCGGGTGCCGTACGTGCTCGGGCCGCGGCCCCGGTTCGTGCTGGACCGGGTGGAGGCGGGCGGGCGCCGCGAGGTGTCCTACCGGGTCCGGTCCGACCTGCGCGGCCGCTATCCGCTCGGCCCGCTGCAGCTGCGGCTGAGCGACCCCTTCGGCATGTGCGAGCTGACCCGCTCGTTCAGCGCCTACGACACCCTGGTCGTGGTCCCCCGCACCGAACCGCTGCCGCCCGTGCCGCTGGCCGGTGAGTCCTCCGGATACGGCGATGGCCGTCAGCGGTCCCTGGCGCTGGCCGGTGACGACGACGTGATCCCGCGCGGATACCGCTACGGGGACGATCTGCGCCGGGTCCACTGGCGTTCCACCGCGCGCTACGGGGAGCTGATGGTGCGCCGCGAGGAGCAGCCGCAGCGTGCCCGGTGCACGGTTCTGCTGGACACCCGCCGGACCGCTTACCGGGGGGCGGGGCCGGACTCCGCGTTCGAGTGGGCCGTCTCCGGGGCGGCGTCCGCGCTGGTGCACATGCTGGAGCGCGGCTTCGCGGTCCGGCTGCTGACGGATGCGGGGAACGCGGTGCCGGGCGAGGGCGAGGGCGGTTTCGCAGGCGCGACCCAGGCCACCGCGGACGCGGCGGGGCTGATGATGGACACCCTCGCGGAGATCGGGCACTCCGACGGCGGGGGCCTCTCCCGCGCCCATGACGTGCTGCGCGGGGGCGGCGAGGGACTGCTGATCGCCTTCCTCGGCGATCTGGACGAGGAGCAGACGGGGATGGCCGCCCGGATGCGGCAGCGCAGCGGCGGGGCCGTGGCCTTCGTCCTGGACGGCGCCGCCTGGGTGAACGGCGAATCGCCCGCCTCCCGGGAGGCGGCTGAGCGGCGGCTGCGGCTGCTGCGCGAGGCGGGGTGGACGGTGGTGCCGGTGGAGCCGGGCGCGCGGCTGGCCGAGCTGTGGCAGCTGGCGGGCCGGCACAGTGCGTCGGCCGGGTCCGGTGGAGCGGCCGGTCCGGCGGGATTCGGGAGTTGGTCATGA
- a CDS encoding transglutaminase TgpA family protein: MSGRGRLALAAFAATLMASCSMLPLVDPVSWIVQAAFLLAVQCGVGALGRRVPLPRLLTAAAQALVMVVLLTVAFAREQAVAGVLPGPQAVRQLVDLLTAGGDDVGQYAIPAPATPGIRLMLVGGVLLVGLLVDTLAVTFRSAAPAGLPLLALYSVAAGLAEGSAGWLWFLLAACGYLLLLLAEGRDRLSQWGRVFAGAARPRGASSAGLDSTGGGRALAPVRTGRRIGAVALGIALVVPAALPALDGGLLGGTGGGSGKGRGGGTISAVNPLVSLQDNLNQPENRQVMSYRTNASSPGDFYLRILALDQFNGNEWRASTRGLQDVPKRLPAPAGLSSSVAVAEIRSTVSASASYKQTYLPLPYPASEVRVGGRWRFEPEGRTLVGDDGETTGGAQYTVTSLDVQPTSDQLAHAGAVPPELLREYTQVPDSLPKVVARTADEVTEGAANSYERAVKLQDYFSTDGGFRYDTSVDSGTGSAAIARFLKDKQGFCVHFSFTMAAMARTLGIPARVAVGFTPGSAQADGSYSVGLRDAHAWPELYFEGIGWTRFEPTPTRGSVPAYTLPDAPSGDTADPARPEADASAPAAATPSASESCPAQMRRQGECGQSAAPGAAAPTDPGTPTGTVLGVAAAVVLVLVLPLLPMFWRLRARARRLGSSGGRTPADATARTLAVWREVTDTAWDHGIPPDEALTPRRAAERLVRLGRLDTEAAEAVHRVAGAVEQALYAREPRPASGLAEDAQAVRTGLGLSSGRPARLRALLAPRSSVRVAWALSKRRASLSARFRLPPRPAWTRRPSRQEG; the protein is encoded by the coding sequence ATGAGCGGTCGGGGCAGGCTGGCGCTGGCCGCCTTCGCGGCGACGCTGATGGCGTCCTGTTCGATGCTGCCGCTGGTGGACCCGGTGAGCTGGATCGTGCAGGCGGCGTTCCTGCTGGCCGTGCAGTGCGGGGTGGGGGCGCTGGGCCGCCGGGTGCCGTTGCCCCGGCTGCTGACGGCAGCCGCCCAGGCGCTGGTCATGGTGGTGCTGCTGACCGTGGCGTTCGCCCGGGAGCAGGCGGTGGCGGGCGTGCTGCCCGGACCGCAGGCCGTGCGGCAGCTCGTGGACCTGCTGACGGCCGGCGGGGACGACGTCGGGCAGTACGCGATCCCGGCACCGGCGACCCCGGGCATCCGGCTGATGCTGGTGGGCGGCGTCCTGCTGGTCGGGCTGCTGGTGGACACGCTGGCGGTGACGTTCCGCAGCGCCGCGCCCGCCGGACTGCCCCTGCTGGCGCTGTACTCGGTGGCCGCCGGGCTGGCGGAGGGCAGTGCGGGCTGGCTGTGGTTCCTCCTGGCCGCCTGCGGCTATCTGCTGCTCCTGCTGGCCGAGGGGCGCGACCGGCTCTCCCAGTGGGGCCGTGTCTTCGCGGGGGCCGCGCGGCCCCGGGGCGCTTCGTCCGCCGGGCTCGACAGCACGGGCGGCGGCCGGGCGCTCGCGCCGGTGCGCACGGGGCGCCGGATCGGTGCGGTGGCCCTCGGGATCGCGCTGGTGGTGCCCGCGGCGCTGCCGGCGCTCGACGGCGGGCTGCTGGGCGGTACGGGCGGCGGGAGCGGCAAGGGGCGCGGGGGCGGCACGATCTCCGCGGTGAACCCGCTGGTCTCGCTCCAGGACAACCTCAACCAGCCGGAGAACCGGCAGGTCATGTCGTACCGCACCAACGCGAGCAGCCCGGGCGACTTCTATCTGCGCATCCTGGCCCTGGACCAGTTCAACGGGAACGAGTGGCGTGCCTCGACGCGCGGGCTCCAGGACGTGCCGAAGCGGCTGCCGGCCCCGGCCGGTCTCTCCTCGTCCGTCGCGGTCGCGGAGATCAGGTCGACCGTCTCGGCGTCGGCCTCCTACAAGCAGACGTATCTGCCGCTGCCGTACCCGGCGTCCGAGGTGCGGGTCGGCGGCCGGTGGCGCTTCGAACCGGAGGGGCGCACCCTCGTCGGTGACGACGGGGAGACCACCGGCGGCGCGCAGTACACGGTGACCAGCCTCGACGTGCAGCCGACGTCCGACCAGCTCGCCCACGCGGGCGCGGTGCCGCCGGAGCTGCTGCGCGAGTACACGCAGGTGCCCGATTCGCTGCCGAAGGTCGTCGCGCGGACGGCCGACGAGGTCACGGAGGGGGCCGCCAACTCCTACGAGCGGGCGGTGAAGCTCCAGGACTACTTCTCCACCGACGGCGGGTTCCGGTACGACACCTCGGTGGACTCCGGTACGGGCAGCGCGGCGATCGCCCGCTTCCTGAAGGACAAGCAGGGCTTCTGCGTCCACTTCTCGTTCACGATGGCGGCGATGGCCCGGACGCTGGGCATCCCGGCCCGGGTCGCGGTGGGCTTCACGCCGGGCAGCGCGCAGGCGGACGGTTCGTACTCGGTCGGTCTGCGCGACGCGCACGCCTGGCCCGAGCTGTACTTCGAGGGGATCGGCTGGACGCGTTTCGAGCCGACGCCGACGCGGGGCTCCGTCCCGGCATACACCCTGCCCGACGCGCCGTCCGGTGACACGGCGGACCCGGCCCGGCCGGAGGCGGACGCCTCGGCGCCGGCCGCGGCCACGCCGTCCGCTTCGGAGAGCTGCCCGGCGCAGATGCGCAGGCAGGGCGAGTGCGGGCAGTCGGCGGCGCCCGGTGCGGCCGCGCCGACGGACCCGGGGACGCCGACGGGGACCGTGCTGGGCGTGGCCGCCGCGGTGGTGCTCGTCCTGGTGCTGCCCCTGCTGCCGATGTTCTGGCGGCTGCGGGCGCGGGCCCGCCGCCTGGGATCCTCGGGCGGCCGCACCCCTGCCGACGCGACCGCGCGGACGCTGGCCGTGTGGCGGGAGGTCACCGACACGGCGTGGGACCACGGCATTCCCCCGGACGAGGCGCTGACCCCGCGCCGGGCCGCCGAGCGGCTGGTGCGTCTGGGCCGGCTGGACACGGAGGCGGCGGAGGCGGTGCACCGGGTCGCGGGAGCGGTGGAGCAGGCGCTCTACGCCCGCGAGCCGCGCCCGGCGTCGGGCCTCGCGGAGGACGCGCAGGCGGTACGGACCGGTCTGGGCCTGTCGTCCGGCCGCCCGGCCCGCCTCCGCGCGCTCCTCGCCCCCCGCTCGTCCGTCCGGGTGGCCTGGGCCCTCTCGAAGCGCCGGGCATCCCTCTCCGCCCGCTTCCGCCTCCCGCCCCGCCCGGCCTGGACCCGCCGCCCGTCCCGCCAGGAGGGCTGA
- a CDS encoding DUF3040 domain-containing protein — MPLSEHEQRMLEQMERALYAEDPKFATALEGSGLRTYTRRRVYQAIAGFLVGIALLMAGMVAQQIWISVVGFLVMLGCAVLAVTGWRKAPKPGEQQSVRTGGAGDRRQSRQRRSVMNRIEQRWQRRRDEQGQ; from the coding sequence GTGCCGCTCTCGGAGCACGAGCAGCGAATGCTCGAGCAAATGGAGCGAGCGCTGTACGCCGAAGATCCCAAGTTCGCGACAGCGCTCGAGGGAAGTGGGCTGCGTACGTACACCCGGCGACGGGTCTACCAGGCGATCGCTGGCTTTCTGGTGGGTATCGCGCTCCTCATGGCTGGAATGGTCGCTCAGCAGATCTGGATCAGCGTGGTGGGCTTCCTCGTCATGCTGGGCTGCGCGGTGCTCGCGGTCACGGGATGGCGCAAGGCGCCCAAGCCGGGCGAACAGCAGTCGGTGCGCACCGGTGGTGCGGGTGACCGCAGGCAGTCCCGCCAGCGCCGGTCCGTGATGAACCGGATCGAACAGCGGTGGCAACGCCGCCGCGACGAGCAGGGACAGTAG
- a CDS encoding class I SAM-dependent methyltransferase, whose amino-acid sequence MSDPLRPRASLRTAVVWEVLKDALDRRVKATGRDALDVLDTGGGTGNFAVPAARLGHRVTVVDPSPNALFALERRAAEAGVADRVHGVQGDILGLFDVVERGGYDAVLCHGVLEYVDDPAEGVRHAVEALRPAGALSLLAAGLGGAVLARALAGHFNEARHALGDREGRWGDGDPMPRRYTAEQLAELVTAADVEVGAVHGVRVFADLVPGVLVDTEPGAMEALLRLEAAAAELPAFHSVATQLHVLGTKRG is encoded by the coding sequence GTGTCCGACCCGCTGCGCCCCCGTGCCTCCCTCCGTACCGCCGTGGTCTGGGAGGTCCTGAAGGACGCCCTCGACCGCCGGGTCAAGGCGACCGGCCGGGACGCCCTGGACGTGCTGGACACCGGCGGCGGCACGGGCAACTTCGCGGTGCCCGCCGCCCGTCTCGGCCACCGGGTCACCGTGGTCGACCCCAGCCCCAACGCGCTCTTCGCGCTGGAGCGCCGCGCCGCCGAGGCCGGGGTCGCCGACCGGGTGCACGGGGTGCAGGGCGACATCCTCGGCCTGTTCGACGTGGTCGAGCGCGGGGGCTACGACGCGGTGCTCTGCCACGGCGTCCTGGAGTACGTGGACGACCCCGCCGAGGGCGTACGGCACGCGGTGGAGGCCCTCCGTCCGGCCGGGGCGCTCAGCCTGCTGGCCGCCGGGCTCGGCGGCGCCGTCCTGGCCCGCGCGCTGGCCGGCCACTTCAACGAGGCGCGGCACGCGCTGGGCGACCGGGAGGGCCGGTGGGGCGACGGGGACCCGATGCCCCGCCGGTACACGGCCGAGCAGCTGGCCGAGCTGGTCACCGCCGCCGACGTCGAGGTGGGCGCCGTGCACGGGGTCCGGGTCTTCGCCGACCTCGTCCCCGGGGTCCTGGTGGACACCGAGCCGGGCGCGATGGAGGCCCTGCTCCGGCTGGAGGCCGCCGCCGCCGAACTGCCCGCGTTCCACTCCGTGGCCACCCAGCTGCACGTCCTGGGCACCAAGCGGGGCTGA
- a CDS encoding SAV_6107 family HEPN domain-containing protein — protein sequence MAHSSAAAAPRRRADGPAPSPTGPARDVHPVVRRTTAPPAALDLLTQARAGLDEAAVLSVPNERYATAHLAALRTAAAVLAARARPEPVRRRKEPIRSAWEILPELAPELAEWSALFASGAARRARAEAGIPGAASRRQADDLLRDAAMFLRLVERLLVLQPVLPQPRGERPDAG from the coding sequence ATGGCCCACTCGTCCGCAGCCGCCGCCCCGCGACGCCGCGCAGACGGCCCTGCTCCCTCACCGACCGGCCCGGCCCGCGATGTCCACCCCGTCGTCCGGCGCACCACCGCACCGCCCGCCGCCCTCGATCTCCTCACCCAGGCCCGCGCCGGCCTGGACGAGGCAGCTGTCCTCTCCGTGCCCAACGAGCGGTACGCCACCGCCCACCTCGCCGCCCTGCGCACCGCGGCCGCCGTCCTGGCCGCACGGGCCCGCCCCGAGCCCGTGCGGCGGCGCAAAGAACCGATCCGCAGCGCCTGGGAGATCCTTCCGGAGCTGGCCCCCGAGCTCGCCGAGTGGAGCGCCCTCTTCGCCTCCGGTGCCGCCCGGCGGGCCCGTGCCGAGGCGGGCATACCCGGCGCGGCCAGCCGGCGGCAGGCCGACGACCTGCTGCGCGACGCCGCCATGTTCCTGCGCCTCGTGGAACGGCTGCTCGTGCTCCAGCCGGTGCTGCCCCAGCCGCGCGGGGAGCGGCCCGACGCGGGGTGA